A stretch of Gadus macrocephalus chromosome 17, ASM3116895v1 DNA encodes these proteins:
- the LOC132445502 gene encoding probable serine/threonine-protein kinase irlF isoform X9, which produces MDLKQIQSFQKETHIINETHPVIQCIISNDDSELKLLLEQHDINGLYPCKELNDEVSPLIAAVAFQKGEILSVLLHKAADPNTCSRNRWTALHFASFKKVSIVFVKRLLAEKADPNGVFNNRKRNLNLTPLQAAAISDRDDISEALISRGAFVTTLTSPKHDDFNDQISKIIGQLASNGVRKCKSILVFVHLNIGIRRYSPEEVFEYFDRFMLVRNPQTHICVIDVMLSVTGPMRAEYHSRGIQWLRDNNKINQYIEEAVKRFPKRSKRCKALVFQNLHSVCHTLREIITEDNTTLRNLQTFLNQQSPASEESISDDVGDLSTTCVQESVGNELPPGITTVRDEHKWFKISEIWSEKLEKLSKAEAVVKVGSIIFVNKDEFCIAKGSDGTEVFLGLRQDGTEVAVKRMSRSNYRVLKNEESLLRHPQLYHENIVSYMDSAEDENFGYLALQLCECTLEKFLESDLTEERKRKLVQEVLSGLSVLHGQTPQIIHRDIKPQNVLLDVCGKARLADFGISRRLPIGQTSFFTGGAGTKCWMASENIDEDVDVPCKMSADIQVAGMLTYYILSGGHHPFGSGCRCESNILDGLYSLEHVQDSIAEDLVKWMINKNPKERPTVQQCLAHPFFWLKSKKIDYLKSIGNEEEVRNYKATDKRLLDELDRDVGEASWKDWKHKFPPELVQKMDGKGKYSENTAGLIRFIRNLLEHYPEEAEHIDLMATFPDLFGGVYVFAKNKGWNSRVSLRRMFQEEEEDVTSGGVMNALSLEDRAPGFSVPVQESGGPPHSVTVIP; this is translated from the exons ATGGATTTGAAGCAGATCCAGTCATTCCAAAAAGAGACGCACATCATCAATGAAACACACCCAGTAATTCAGTGTATAATTAGCAACGATGACAGTGAGCTCAAACTTCTGCTTGAGCAACATGACATTAATGGACTTTACCCATGCAAGGAGCTCAACGATGAGGTCTCCCCTTTGATTGctgctgttgcatttcaaaaGGGGGAAATTTTGTCTGTTCTTCTGCATAAAGCTGCAGACCCAAACACATGTTCACGCAATCGTTGGACAGCTTTGCATTTTGCTTCATTTAAAAAAGTTTCAATTGTGTTTGTGAAAAGATTGCTGGCAGAAAAAGCTGATCCAAACGGAGTCTTTAATAATCGGAAGAGGAATTTGAATCTGACTCCACTGCAAGCAGCTGCCATCAGTGACCGAGATGATATTTCAGAAGCACTAATCAGTAGAGGCGCATTTGTTACAACTTTGACAAGCCCTAAACATGATGATTTCAATGACCAGATATCTAAAATAATAGGTCAATTAGCATCAAATGGTGTCAGAAAATGTAAAAGCATTCTAGTTTTTGTTCATCTGAACATTGGAATCAGACGTTACAGTCCTGAAGAGGTTTTCGAGTACTTTGATCGTTTTATGCTGGTAAGGAATCCTCAGACACATATATGTGTTATTGATGTTATGTTAAGCGTCACTGGGCCAATGAGAGCAGAATACCATAGTAGAGGTATCCAGTGGCTGAGGGACAACAATAAGATAAACCAATACATTGAGGAGGCTGTCAAACGCTTTCCAAAACGTTCAAAAAGATGTAAGGCTTTGGTTTTTCAGAATCTACATTCTGTCTGTCACACTTTAAGAGAGATAATAACTGAGGATAATACCACTCTTAGGAATCTGCAGACATTTCTAAACCAACAAAGCCCAGCATCAGAAGAGTCCATATCAGATGATGTAGGTGACCTCTCCACAACTTGTGTCCAGGAATCTGTTGGGAATGAACTCCCACCTGGCATCACCACAGTTAGAGATGAGCATAAGTGGTTCAAAATAAGTGAGATATGGAGCGAGAAATTAGAGAAGCTTTCAAAAGCAGAGGCAGTGGTCAAAGTTGGTAGCATCATTTTTGTGAACAAGGATGAATTTTGCATAGCGAAGGGGAGCGATGGAACTGAGGTCTTCCTTGGCCTCAGACAGGATGGCACTGAGGTGGCAGTGAAGAGAATGTCTAGATCGAACTACCGAGTGCTGAAGAACGAGGAATCATTACTAAGACATCCACAGCTTTATCATGAAAATATTGTGAGCTACATGGACTCTGCCGAAGATGAGAACTTTGGCTACCTTGCACTTCAactgtgtgagtgcaccctggaGAAATTCCTAGAATCAGATTTGACAGAAGAACGGAAGAGAAAACTTGTTCAAGAGGTTTTATCTGGCTTGAGTGTGCTACATGGTCAGACTCCTCAAATCATCCATCGGGATATAAAACCACAGAACGTCTTGTTAg ATGTTTGTGGCAAGGCACGTTTGGCTGATTTTGGCATAAGCAGAAGATTGCCCATTGGACAGACTTCCTTCTTCACAGGAGGTGCTGGAACAAAGTGCTGGATGGCCAGTGAGAATATAGATGAGGATGTTGATGTACCATGCAAGATGAGCGCTGACATACAG GTGGCAGGGATGTTGACATACTACATCCTATCTGGAGGACATCATCCTTTTGGCAGCGGCTGTAGATGTGAGAGCAACATTCTTGATGGTTTGTACAGTCTTGAACATGTCCAGGATTCGATCGCAGAGGATCTTGTGAAGTGGATGATCAACAAAAATCCAAAAGAAAGGCCTACAGTGCAGCAATGCCTGGCCCATCCCTTCTTCTGGCTGAAGTCAAA AAAAATAGATTACCTAAAAAGTATCGGCAATGAAGAGGAGGTGAGAAACTACAAAGCGACGGACAAACGCCTCCTGGATGAACTGGATCGGGATGTAGGGGAGGCAAGCTGGAAGGACTGGAAACACAAG TTTCCCCCGGAGTTGGTTCAGAAGATGGACGGCAAAGGGAAGTATTCTGAAAACACTGCAGGATTAATTCGCTTCATACGCAACCTCCTTGAACACTA CCCTGAGGAAGCAGAGCACATTGATTTGATGGCCACATTTCCTGATCTCTTCGGAGGTGTCTACGTTTTTGCCAAAAACAAAGGTTGGAACAGCAGGGTCAGCCTGAGAAGGATGtttcaagaggaggaggaggacgtcacATCCGGTGGTGTGATGAACGCACTCAGCCTGGAGGACCGGGCTCCAGGCTTCTCTGTGCCTGTCCAGGAGTCAGGAGGACCCCCCCATTCAGTCACCGTCATACCATGA
- the LOC132445502 gene encoding uncharacterized protein LOC132445502 isoform X1, with product MSFLQFQFVPQEAPIIKETHPIIQCIISNKPDKLKLLLKKHDINGLYPCKEINDEVSPLIAAVAFQREGIVSFLLHEAANPNTCSRNNLQTPLHSVSMNKAPIFYVHKLLAAKADPNGVINNQMNFHLTPLQAAAISDRDDVAKVLISAGAVVTTCTLTSPQHDAYNDKVSKMMHRLASKGFQICSKIKEFVDLSIAVRQKSPEEVFQLFDHVMLLENPQIHLSVLDIMLSVAGPLETEYRSKSIKWLKDNHKLNLYIEEAVNNFTNLSKDLQPLIVQNLHSVFCTLTEIPNNISLSFIPKLLELLSTEMLIQNIPELVVITLYVIAQKTKMKDDWDWDFIKDFGSGISAYINTNHSSSTDYAYGIFANLASTEHANRMFTSIGLTSVPEEILTSAEMRMDDNLKESLRHLQKYLIHPSPASEDSISADKELLAPKKKKKKKKRKMKQEEQNEELHNASSDLSTASVQESVANELQPFIPTFRKQQKWFKISERWSEKLEKLSKSEDIIKVGSILFVNDEEYRIATGSDGTEVFLGLREDGTEVAVKRMSKTNDNVLKNEESFLRLPELEHKNIVRYMDYAKDNNFGYLALQLCEFTLEEFLKPDLTEKKKRNLVTDVLSSLSVLHGQTPQILHRDIKPQNVLLDVRGKARLADFGISRTLPKGQTSRHTKKAGTKCWMARENIDEDVDVPCKMSADIQVAGMLTYYILSGGHHPFGRGCRCESNILDGLYSLEHVQDLIAKDLVKWMINKNPIERPTVQQCLAHPFFWLTSRKIDYLKSIGNEEEVRNYKATDKRLLDELDRDVGEASWKDWKHKFPPELVQKMDGKGKYSENTAGLIRFIRNLLEHYPEEAEHIDLMATFPDLFGGVYVFAKNKGWNSRVSLRRMFQEEEEDVTSGGVMNALSLEDRAPGFSVPVQESGGPPHSVTVIP from the exons ATGAGTTTCTTGCAATTTCAATTTGTCCCACAAGAGGCTCCTATCATAAAGGAAACACACCCAATAATCCAGTGTATAATCAGCAACAAACCTGATAAGCTCAAACTACTGCTTAAGAAACATGACATTAATGGACTTTACCCATGCAAGGAGATAAACGATGAGGTCTCCCCTTTGATTGCTGCTGTCGCATTTCAAAGGGAGGGCATTGTTTCATTTCTTCTGCATGAAGCTGCAAACCCAAACACCTGTTCACGCAATAATTTGCAAACACCTTTGCATTCAGTTTCAATGAACAAAGCTCCAATTTTCTATGTGCATAAATTGCTGGCAGCAAAAGCTGATCCAAATGGAGTCATTAATAATCAGATGAATTTTCATCTGACCCCACTGCAAGCCGCTGCCATCAGTGACAGAGACGATGTTGCAAAAGTACTTATCAGTGCAGGTGCAGTTGTCACAACGTGTACTTTGACAAGCCCTCAACATGATGCTTACAATGACAAGGTATCTAAAATGATGCATCGCTTAGCATCGAAAGGTTTCCAAATCTGTTCAAAAATTAAAGAATTTGTAGATCTGAGCATTGCAGTAAGACAAAAGAGTCCTGAAGAGGTTTTCCAgttgtttgatcatgttatgcTGCTTGAAAATCCTCAGATACATTTAAGTGTTCTTGATATTATGTTAAGTGTTGCTGGGCCACTGGAAACAGAATACCGTAGTAAAAGTATCAAGTGGCTGAAGGACAACCATAAATTAAACCTCTACATTGAGGAGGCCGTCAACAACTTTACAAACCTTTCAAAAGATCTACAGCCTCTGATTGTTCAGAATCTACATTCAGTATTTTGCACTTTGACAGAGATACCAAATAACATATCACTGTCTTTCATTCCTAAATTACTTGAGCTGCTTTCCACAGAAATGTTGATTCAGAATATACCGGAATTAGTTGTCATTACACTCTATGTGATTGCACAGAAAACCAAAATGAAAGATGACTGGGATTGGGATTTCATTAAGGATTTTGGCTCAGGAATTTCGGCCTACATAAACACAAATCACTCATCAAGCACAGATTATGCCTATGGCATATTTGCAAACCTTGCCTCTACGGAACATGCCAACAGAATGTTTACGTCCATTGGGTTAACTTCTGTCCCTGAAGAGATTCTTACATCTGCAGAAATGAGGATGGATGACAATCTCAAAGAAAGTCTAAGGCACCTGCAGAAATATTTAATCCACCCAAGCCCAGCATCAGAAGATTCCATATCAGCTGATAAAGAGCTATTGGCACccaagaaaaagaagaaaaagaagaagcgaAAGATGAAACAGGAGGAGCAGAACGAAGAACTGCACAATGCTTCAAGTGACCTCTCCACAGCTTCTGTCCAGGAATCTGTTGCGAATGAACTCCAACCTTTCATCCCCACATTTAGAAAACAACAGAAGTGGTTCAAAATAAGTGAGAGATGGAGCGAGAAATTAGAGAAGCTCTCAAAAAGTGAGGATATCATCAAAGTTGGAAGCATATTGTTTGTGAACGATGAAGAATACCGCATAGCGACGGGGAGTGATGGAACTGAGGTCTTCCTTGGCCTCAGAGAGGATGGCACTGAGGTGGCAGTGAAGAGAATGTCTAAAACGAACGACAATGTGCTGAAGAATGAGGAATCATTCCTAAGACTTCCAGAGCTTGAACATAAAAATATTGTGAGATACATGGACTATGCCAAAGATAATAACTTTGGTTACCTTGCACTTCAACTGTGTGAGTTCACCCTGGAGGAATTCCTCAAACCTGATTTgacagaaaaaaagaagagaaatcTAGTTACGGACGTTTTATCTAGCTTGAGTGTGCTACATGGTCAGACTCCTCAAATCCTCCATCGGGATATTAAACCACAGAATGTCTTGTTAG ATGTTCGCGGCAAGGCACGTTTGGCTGATTTTGGCATCAGCAGAACATTGCCCAAAGGGCAGACTTCCCGGCACACAAAAAAAGCTGGAACAAAGTGCTGGATGGCAAGAGAGAATATAGATGAGGATGTTGATGTACCATGCAAGATGAGCGCTGACATACAG GTGGCAGGGATGTTGACATACTACATCTTATCTGGAGGACATCATCCTTTTGGCAGAGGCTGTAGATGTGAGAGCAACATTCTTGATGGTTTGTACAGTCTTGAACATGTTCAGGATTTGATCGCAAAGGATCTTGTGAAGTGGATGATCAACAAAAATCCAATAGAAAGGCCTACAGTGCAGCAATGCCTGGCCCATCCCTTCTTCTGGTTGACTTCCAG AAAAATAGATTACCTAAAAAGTATCGGCAATGAAGAGGAGGTGAGAAACTACAAAGCGACGGACAAACGCCTCCTGGATGAACTGGATCGGGATGTAGGGGAGGCAAGCTGGAAGGACTGGAAACACAAG TTTCCCCCGGAGTTGGTTCAGAAGATGGACGGCAAAGGGAAGTATTCTGAAAACACTGCAGGATTAATTCGCTTCATACGCAACCTCCTTGAACACTA CCCTGAGGAAGCAGAGCACATTGATTTGATGGCCACATTTCCTGATCTCTTCGGAGGTGTCTACGTTTTTGCCAAAAACAAAGGTTGGAACAGCAGGGTCAGCCTGAGAAGGATGtttcaagaggaggaggaggacgtcacATCCGGTGGTGTGATGAACGCACTCAGCCTGGAGGACCGGGCTCCAGGCTTCTCTGTGCCTGTCCAGGAGTCAGGAGGACCCCCCCATTCAGTCACCGTCATACCATGA